GGGAACTCGCCGATCTCCTCCGCTTTGTAATACTTCTGGATATGCTTGCGTGACCGAGCGATCGTCAAGCTGTCCAGCAGCTCAAAAAAGTCGAAGTCGAGCATACCAAGAAGCGTCTCCGTTGTCCGCTCAGCAACATCCATCTTAGACCACTGGTTAAACGCGGACTGGGCTCGTTTGAAGATGTCGTTGATACCCCGCTCCGTCCCCAGCTTGCTGTTGATTTCTTCAGGATTTCCTTCATAAGCCAAGGCAAGCTGGTTGCGAAGATCCATGAACTTGTTGTTCACCGGAGTAGCGGAGAGCATGAGCACTTTCGTTTTCACGCCGCTTTTTAACACTTTCCGCATCAACTTCTGATACCGCGTCTCTTTATCTTTCTTGGCTTCGTTGTTGCGGAAGTTATGCGACTCATCAATGACAAGCAGATCATAATTACCCCAATTCAACCGGTCGAGCGGAATGTCGTTTGATTTGCCTCTTTCCCGCGATATATCCGTATGGTAGAGTACATCATAGCGGAATCGGTCGGCATACAGAATGTTGTTGGTCACGTTCTGTTTATATGTAAGCCAGTTGTCGCCGAGTTTCTTGGGACATAGCAACAATACGGACTTGTTGCGAAGTTCATAGTATTTAATGATGCCAAGAGCCGTGAATGTTTTTCCCAGACCGACGCTGTCTGCCAGGATGCATCCATTGTATTTTTCCAGTTTATTAATTGCACCAAGAACCGCATCTTTCTGGAAGTGATAGAGACGTTTCCAGATTTCCGTCTCTTTGAATCCAGTTGCTTCGTTGGGCAATATGTCTTCTGTGATGTCCGATAGGAACTCGTTGAAAATATTGTACAAAATGACATAGTAAATGAACTCCGGAGAGTTCTCTTTATACACCGATGAAATATGCTCCACAACTTGGTTCGTGACATCTTCAAGTTTGCTTTTGTCATTCCATACCTGATCGAACAGATCGAAATACATTTTGGTAAACGGAGCTTCTGTGAACTTGTTCACCATCTTGGAGAGAGCATTGCCCTTTTCATAACCAAGATCAACGGTCGTAAAGCCATCGATCGGCATATATGTGATAGTTTCATCGGCAGTCTGCAAATTCAGCATGCCTTGCATCGAGCCGGAAGTACGGTTCGATTTGAACGTGACTTTTTTACGAATCCAGTCACTGCACTCTTTTGCAATCGCTTTGAGTGTCAATTCGTTTTTGAGCCGGATTTCAAATTCGGTGCCGTACAAGCTTTTTTCCCGGTTCCGTTTCGGGATATAAAATTCCCGCTTCTCCTTTTTTATGCTATCCGCAATAAAGGTGGGAGAGGTGAAGATAAACCGGACTTCTTCCACCTGATTCAGTTCTTTCATTAAGGCTTCATATGCATAAATGGAGAAGCATGATGCAGCAATCGATACTTTGCTGCCTTTGCGAACTTCAAGTTTCAAATTTTCGCCGAGAAGATTGTCGATATTATTGATGATTTCCATAGTTCACCTCTTGTTCCGCCCGAAACCATGCAACTTTTCCTATTCGACATCCCCCGCTGAAATTCCTTGTTTGAAGTAGTTCTGATTTCCTATTTGAGGAAATATATTGTTCGATGATGACTTTTGTAACGTGAATTGGGTGTTGAACTTGAAAAAATTGATGTTTCGGCCTCAGCACCGCCTTACCCAGGCAAGAATCCCAATGAAACAAGCCAAAAATCCACAAAATCATCCGATGAAGGGTTACTGTCGGCTGTTCAATATTCTATATCGTCAATCTTGATGAATTGTAACGTAACACAGAAAAAGCCGAACCATAAAGTTCAGCCCGTAGTTTAAAACCCAGCCTTATTAATCGTATATCTAACCTCGTTTGCTCTCTTTTGCTCCAGCATTTTTAACAATTCAGCTATCTCTGTCAGTCCAGATTCCTTGGCGAATTGCAGCAAATATTTATTGTTGACGATAGTTCGATTCGGATCGGCACCATAGTCCA
The sequence above is drawn from the Insulibacter thermoxylanivorax genome and encodes:
- a CDS encoding ankyrin repeat domain-containing protein: MWKAVEKGSTKMVKILLDYGADPNRTIVNNKYLLQFAKESGLTEIAELLKMLEQKRANEVRYTINKAGF